One window from the genome of Terrimicrobium sacchariphilum encodes:
- a CDS encoding MIP/aquaporin family protein: protein MSPPLAEFLGTMLLVLLGDGVVANVLLEKSKGQNSGWIVITAGWAFAVFVAVGVVGRISGGHLNPAVTIALATAGAFPWSSVLAYIVAQMAGAFVGAALVWIMYYPHWAGTPSGELKRAIFCTAPAIRNTPANFTAEVIGTFVLLFGVLAFPKNAFVTPPSGSVMIVDLGALGALPVALLVWVIGLSLGGPTGCAINPARDLGPRLAHALLPIPGKTDSDWGYAWIPVIGPIVGGVLAAVLYMALGKY from the coding sequence GTGTCCCCTCCCCTCGCAGAATTCCTGGGCACAATGCTGCTCGTCCTCCTGGGCGACGGCGTCGTTGCGAACGTATTACTCGAGAAATCCAAAGGCCAGAACTCCGGCTGGATCGTGATCACAGCAGGCTGGGCTTTCGCTGTGTTTGTGGCAGTGGGTGTGGTCGGCCGTATCAGCGGCGGCCACCTGAATCCCGCCGTGACCATCGCGCTCGCCACCGCTGGGGCATTTCCATGGAGCAGTGTGCTCGCCTATATCGTGGCCCAGATGGCAGGTGCTTTCGTCGGCGCTGCGCTCGTCTGGATCATGTACTACCCACATTGGGCAGGCACCCCTTCCGGCGAACTGAAACGGGCGATCTTCTGCACGGCTCCCGCCATCCGCAATACTCCGGCAAATTTCACGGCTGAGGTGATCGGCACGTTCGTCCTGCTCTTCGGCGTACTCGCCTTTCCCAAAAACGCCTTCGTCACACCTCCTAGCGGGTCGGTGATGATTGTCGACCTCGGCGCTCTCGGCGCTCTGCCCGTCGCCCTCCTCGTCTGGGTGATCGGCCTTTCGCTCGGCGGACCCACAGGGTGCGCCATCAATCCCGCCCGCGACCTCGGCCCCCGCCTGGCGCATGCCTTATTGCCTATTCCAGGCAAGACCGACAGCGACTGGGGCTATGCCTGGATACCTGTCATCGGTCCCATCGTTGGCGGCGTGCTGGCAGCAGTCCTCTACATGGCCCTGGGTAAATACTAA
- a CDS encoding PP2C family protein-serine/threonine phosphatase produces MPTSEVDSLRRSVQIYKGLVEVSGLINSITDYDELLRAVLNVARRVMRAEAASLFFCEENEDCMELAISSSADGEYVAPKIRVPRGRGIAGWVVEHGQSLLIPDAYADDRFYKEADKQTGFRTRSILCAPLKQDSKIIGVLQVLNPTDKESFDEHDLEGFTAYSDLTATAIEKLRTLERSRTQERMERDLSIAAEIQHELLSRALPSKLPGALFAAHATPASNVGGDFYNFFVRKGEDIYFAIGDVSGKGIPASLLMAQTLSAMQFVFAAATSPNEALSTLNSTLHDQIVRGMFITTLIGRLTPAEQRLELASAGHCKPILIHGNGKAEEIAVEPALPMGILPSVNYRQLTLDLHKGDWLVCYTDGLSESRDEQNGQFFGDTIVERLSAASYFNPQQIVDRLVDLEATHRGDGGRLDDLTIIAGGIA; encoded by the coding sequence ATGCCGACGTCTGAGGTCGATTCTCTCCGCCGCTCTGTCCAAATCTACAAGGGGCTGGTCGAAGTGAGCGGACTGATCAATTCCATCACCGACTACGACGAACTGCTGCGCGCCGTGCTGAATGTCGCGCGTCGTGTCATGCGCGCCGAGGCCGCGTCACTGTTCTTCTGCGAGGAGAACGAGGATTGCATGGAACTTGCCATTTCCTCCTCCGCTGACGGTGAGTACGTAGCGCCAAAGATCCGCGTACCTCGTGGACGAGGCATTGCAGGCTGGGTGGTAGAGCATGGCCAAAGCCTGCTCATTCCCGACGCCTACGCGGACGACCGTTTTTACAAAGAGGCCGACAAGCAGACAGGATTCCGCACCCGGTCCATCCTGTGCGCTCCACTCAAGCAAGACTCCAAGATCATCGGGGTCCTCCAGGTGCTCAATCCCACGGACAAGGAGAGCTTTGACGAGCACGATCTGGAGGGCTTCACCGCCTACTCCGACCTCACCGCCACGGCGATCGAAAAGCTGCGAACCCTCGAGCGTTCCCGTACCCAGGAGCGCATGGAGCGCGACCTCTCGATCGCTGCGGAAATCCAGCATGAACTCCTCTCTCGGGCGTTGCCAAGCAAGCTGCCCGGGGCGCTCTTTGCCGCCCACGCCACGCCCGCTTCAAATGTGGGAGGAGATTTCTATAACTTCTTCGTACGCAAGGGCGAAGACATCTATTTTGCCATCGGAGATGTTTCCGGAAAAGGCATTCCGGCCTCCCTCCTGATGGCCCAGACGCTGAGTGCGATGCAGTTTGTTTTCGCCGCCGCCACGTCGCCCAACGAAGCCCTCTCCACCCTCAACTCCACCCTTCACGACCAAATCGTTCGCGGCATGTTTATCACCACGCTGATCGGACGCCTCACCCCTGCCGAGCAGCGACTGGAACTCGCCAGCGCAGGACATTGCAAACCGATCCTCATCCACGGCAATGGTAAAGCGGAGGAAATCGCCGTGGAACCCGCCCTGCCGATGGGGATTCTCCCCTCGGTGAACTATCGCCAACTCACGTTGGATTTGCACAAAGGCGATTGGTTGGTTTGTTATACGGATGGTCTATCGGAGTCCCGTGATGAACAGAATGGCCAGTTTTTCGGAGACACGATCGTGGAGCGCCTCAGCGCCGCGTCCTATTTCAACCCGCAGCAAATCGTGGATCGCCTGGTCGACCTCGAGGCAACCCATCGCGGAGATGGAGGGCGCCTTGATGACCTGACGATCATTGCCGGAGGAATTGCATGA
- the ilvC gene encoding ketol-acid reductoisomerase, which translates to MAKIYTDKDADLKVFKGKTLAVLGFGSQGHAHALNLKESGAKVIIGLYPGSKSRKVAEDYGFKVYDTAEAVKLADVIFVALPDTKQASVYKKDIEPNLTKGKTLLFSHGFAIHFKTIVPPKDVNVIMVAPKGPGHIVRRQFTEGKGVPALIAIYQNPGKDAKKIALAWAKGVGGTRGGVIETSFKEETETDLFGEQTVLCGGAAALVQAGFETLVEAGYSPEMAYFECLHELKLIVDLMNEAGIAGMRFSISETAKWGDVTVGPKIIDASVKKRMKAALKDIQTGKFAKDWVKEYEGGYKKYNALLKAGEKHPIEKTGTKLRSLMPWIKKRDIKGAQASYK; encoded by the coding sequence ATGGCTAAAATCTACACCGACAAAGACGCAGACCTGAAAGTATTCAAAGGCAAGACCCTCGCCGTACTCGGCTTCGGCTCGCAGGGACACGCCCACGCCCTCAACCTCAAAGAGAGCGGCGCCAAGGTCATCATCGGTCTCTATCCCGGCAGCAAGAGCCGCAAGGTCGCCGAAGACTACGGTTTCAAGGTCTATGACACCGCCGAGGCGGTGAAGCTCGCCGACGTCATCTTTGTCGCCCTGCCCGACACCAAGCAGGCCTCCGTTTACAAGAAGGACATCGAGCCCAACCTGACCAAGGGCAAGACCCTCCTCTTCAGCCACGGCTTCGCCATCCATTTCAAGACCATCGTTCCGCCGAAAGACGTGAACGTGATCATGGTCGCCCCGAAGGGCCCGGGCCACATCGTCCGCCGCCAGTTCACCGAGGGCAAGGGCGTTCCGGCGCTCATCGCCATCTACCAAAACCCCGGCAAGGACGCGAAGAAGATCGCTCTCGCCTGGGCCAAGGGCGTCGGCGGCACCCGCGGCGGTGTGATCGAGACCTCCTTCAAGGAGGAGACCGAGACCGACCTCTTCGGCGAGCAGACCGTGCTCTGCGGCGGCGCTGCAGCGCTCGTCCAGGCTGGATTCGAGACCCTCGTCGAGGCGGGATACTCGCCCGAGATGGCGTACTTTGAGTGCCTGCATGAGCTCAAGCTCATCGTTGACCTCATGAACGAGGCTGGCATCGCCGGCATGCGCTTCTCCATCAGCGAGACGGCCAAGTGGGGCGACGTGACCGTCGGCCCGAAGATCATCGACGCCTCCGTCAAGAAGCGCATGAAAGCAGCCCTCAAGGACATCCAGACTGGCAAATTCGCCAAGGATTGGGTCAAGGAGTACGAAGGCGGCTACAAAAAGTACAACGCCCTCCTCAAGGCTGGCGAGAAGCACCCGATCGAGAAGACGGGCACCAAGCTCCGCTCGCTCATGCCGTGGATCAAGAAGCGCGACATCAAGGGCGCCCAGGCTTCCTACAAATAA
- the accB gene encoding acetyl-CoA carboxylase biotin carboxyl carrier protein codes for MDLKEIRTLIDLMKKNGLAVFKMEREGFKITLKTAGAEGPTQIITSGVAPAPMAVAATAPAAPAAAAAENPSNLTEIKSPMVGTFYASPSPDSPAYVSVGQAVTPDTVVCIVEAMKVMNEIKAEVSGVIAEIAAENGKPVQFGQALFRVK; via the coding sequence GTGGACCTTAAAGAGATTCGCACATTGATCGACCTCATGAAGAAGAACGGCCTCGCCGTCTTCAAAATGGAGCGTGAAGGATTCAAAATCACCCTGAAGACCGCTGGCGCCGAAGGTCCCACGCAGATCATCACGAGCGGCGTCGCGCCCGCTCCCATGGCAGTCGCTGCGACAGCTCCCGCCGCCCCGGCTGCGGCCGCTGCGGAAAACCCGTCGAATCTCACGGAGATCAAGAGCCCGATGGTCGGCACGTTTTACGCCTCGCCCTCGCCCGACTCCCCCGCCTACGTTTCCGTCGGCCAGGCCGTCACCCCCGATACCGTCGTCTGCATCGTCGAGGCGATGAAGGTGATGAATGAGATCAAGGCTGAAGTCTCCGGCGTCATCGCCGAGATCGCGGCCGAGAACGGCAAGCCGGTGCAGTTTGGACAGGCGCTCTTCCGCGTCAAATAA
- a CDS encoding ATP-binding protein yields MKNTMAFESDTCRLAEVRHSARAFLEKCGFEECATELLVLAIDEACTNVIRYAYANQCRPVRLEMECLNDRVRFTLRDYGQQCDPKLIRGRELEDVRPGGLGVHIIKNVFDFVEYQPCAKGTRLVMEKHLPQPEDGNCC; encoded by the coding sequence ATGAAAAACACGATGGCGTTTGAGAGCGATACCTGCCGACTGGCGGAGGTGCGTCACTCCGCCCGGGCCTTCCTCGAAAAGTGCGGATTTGAGGAATGCGCCACAGAATTGCTCGTACTGGCCATTGACGAGGCATGCACCAACGTCATTCGCTACGCCTACGCCAACCAATGTCGCCCAGTGCGCCTCGAGATGGAATGCCTCAATGACCGGGTCCGATTTACGCTGCGCGATTACGGGCAGCAATGCGACCCAAAGTTGATCCGCGGTCGTGAGCTCGAGGACGTGCGCCCTGGGGGCCTCGGAGTCCACATCATCAAAAACGTCTTCGATTTTGTGGAATATCAGCCCTGCGCCAAGGGCACGCGACTCGTCATGGAGAAGCATCTCCCCCAGCCAGAGGACGGCAACTGCTGCTAG
- the ilvN gene encoding acetolactate synthase small subunit, with protein sequence MRHTISILVENKTGALARIAGMFSGRGFNIDTLNVGPTLDSSASRMTIVVRGDDKVLEQVTKQLNKLVDVIDVQDFQDEEYVDRELVLLRVTATSKTRPEVMQICDIFRAKIIDVQAETLAIELTGSDNKIRKFLALMDRFGIKELTRTGKVALPRSND encoded by the coding sequence ATGCGTCATACCATATCCATCCTCGTTGAGAACAAGACCGGCGCTCTGGCGCGCATCGCCGGCATGTTCAGCGGCCGCGGCTTCAACATCGACACGTTGAACGTCGGCCCCACCCTCGACTCCTCCGCCTCCCGCATGACGATCGTCGTGCGTGGCGATGACAAGGTTCTCGAGCAGGTCACCAAGCAGCTCAACAAACTGGTGGATGTCATCGACGTCCAGGATTTCCAGGATGAGGAATACGTCGATCGCGAGCTCGTGCTCCTGCGTGTGACGGCGACCTCAAAGACCCGCCCCGAGGTCATGCAAATCTGCGACATCTTCCGCGCAAAGATCATCGACGTGCAGGCCGAAACGCTCGCCATCGAGCTCACTGGCAGCGACAACAAGATCCGCAAGTTCCTCGCGCTGATGGATCGCTTCGGCATCAAGGAACTCACCCGCACCGGCAAGGTCGCCCTGCCGCGCTCCAACGACTAA
- a CDS encoding NfeD family protein: protein MAGIEWIIVLGVAGFLLLAAEVFIPGMVLGILGTLSLVASIVIAFLKHGTFVGSITLVIVIVGSIAGFFIWMALFPRTSIGRKMILSTDSGSSSELKADCLLGQIGEALTPLRPAGTILLDGRKLDVISEGELVEAGDAVEIIRHEGLRTIVRKTAGAVGESA from the coding sequence ATGGCAGGCATTGAGTGGATCATCGTACTCGGGGTCGCGGGGTTTTTGCTCCTCGCGGCCGAGGTCTTCATCCCCGGTATGGTGCTGGGCATCCTCGGCACGCTCAGCCTCGTGGCGTCAATAGTCATCGCTTTTCTCAAACATGGCACTTTTGTGGGTTCGATTACTCTGGTGATTGTGATCGTCGGTTCCATCGCGGGTTTTTTTATCTGGATGGCACTCTTCCCTCGCACATCCATCGGGAGGAAAATGATCCTATCCACAGACTCTGGCTCATCCTCGGAACTTAAGGCCGACTGCCTGCTCGGGCAGATCGGTGAGGCGCTCACGCCGCTTCGTCCCGCCGGAACCATCCTGCTCGACGGACGCAAGCTGGACGTGATTTCCGAGGGGGAATTGGTTGAGGCCGGGGATGCCGTAGAGATCATCCGGCACGAGGGGTTGAGGACGATTGTGAGAAAAACCGCTGGCGCAGTTGGCGAATCTGCATAA
- a CDS encoding Gfo/Idh/MocA family protein, translating to MSRLPVGIVGCGNISKIYAQAGAKFDNIAIVACADLDRSRAEALAQEYGIPKVLEVDELLASPDVALVINLTVPAAHAEVAWAALKKGKHVYNEKPLALRRREARNLMGLARDKELRVGCAPDTFLGAGLQTCRHLIDEGAIGVPVAGSAFMLSSGPESWHPNPAFFYQKGAGPLFDMGPYYLTALTTLLGPVRRVTASARVSFQRREITSQPLAGQMIDVEVPTHVSAVMDFESGPVVTLTTSFDVEASRLPRIEIYGSEGTLSVPDPNTFGGEVWLRRRGDTDWRSVPLEFGYAENSRGLGVADMAAALVSGREHRANERVAYHVLDLMHSIIDASESGRHVDMKSAMVRPAPLPLGLAPGQIDA from the coding sequence ATGAGCAGGCTACCGGTTGGCATCGTCGGGTGTGGGAATATCAGCAAGATCTACGCACAGGCAGGGGCGAAATTTGACAATATCGCCATCGTTGCCTGTGCCGATCTCGATCGGTCACGAGCCGAGGCGCTTGCGCAGGAGTACGGCATTCCGAAGGTTCTGGAGGTCGACGAGTTGCTGGCTTCGCCGGATGTCGCCCTCGTCATCAATCTCACCGTGCCCGCCGCCCACGCCGAGGTCGCCTGGGCGGCACTGAAGAAGGGCAAGCATGTCTACAACGAGAAGCCGCTGGCTCTCCGCCGCCGGGAGGCCCGCAATCTCATGGGATTGGCGCGTGACAAGGAACTCCGCGTTGGCTGCGCGCCAGATACGTTTCTCGGCGCGGGGCTGCAAACCTGCCGGCATTTGATTGACGAAGGCGCGATAGGAGTCCCGGTCGCAGGTTCCGCCTTCATGTTGAGCAGCGGGCCGGAATCCTGGCACCCAAATCCAGCCTTTTTCTATCAGAAGGGTGCGGGTCCGCTTTTCGACATGGGGCCGTATTATCTTACGGCGCTCACGACGCTGCTCGGTCCCGTGCGGCGCGTCACGGCGTCGGCTCGGGTGAGTTTCCAAAGGCGCGAGATCACCAGCCAGCCGCTTGCTGGACAAATGATCGATGTCGAAGTGCCCACCCATGTCTCGGCGGTGATGGATTTTGAATCCGGGCCGGTCGTTACCCTCACGACGAGCTTTGATGTGGAGGCTTCACGTCTCCCGCGGATCGAAATTTATGGATCCGAAGGAACGTTGAGTGTGCCGGACCCGAATACCTTCGGCGGCGAGGTCTGGCTGCGTCGGCGGGGTGACACGGACTGGCGCTCCGTGCCGCTTGAGTTTGGATACGCGGAAAACAGCCGCGGTCTGGGCGTGGCTGACATGGCCGCTGCGCTTGTTTCGGGCCGTGAGCATCGAGCCAATGAACGCGTGGCCTATCACGTGCTCGATCTCATGCATTCCATCATCGACGCATCCGAAAGCGGTCGCCATGTGGATATGAAGAGCGCCATGGTGCGACCTGCTCCTCTGCCGCTCGGGCTGGCCCCCGGGCAGATCGACGCCTAG
- the floA gene encoding flotillin-like protein FloA (flotillin-like protein involved in membrane lipid rafts): MLPLVTYLIAGAAVVVFLVLVLILANFFGVWLRAKIAGSPVPFSKLIGMRLRRVPVALIVDNRITSVQAGIPLQTDALEAHYLSGGNVTNVVLALIAAHKAGIVLDFDRACAIDLAIKGTSKTVLEAVRTSINPKVIDCPNPQQSGGRTTIDAVARDGIGVKVRARVTVRSNLDRFVGGATEETIIARVGEGIVTSIGSAVSYKDVLENPDRISKVVLQKGLDSGTAFEILSVDIADVDIGDNVGAKLQAEQAEADKVVAQAKAEMRRAAAVASEQEMKARTQEMRAKVVESEAQVPMAMAEAFRSGNLGIMDYLKMKNLQSDTSMRESIAGPEKSQPGA; this comes from the coding sequence ATGTTACCCCTCGTCACCTATCTCATCGCCGGAGCCGCCGTAGTTGTCTTCCTCGTTTTGGTGCTCATACTCGCCAACTTCTTCGGAGTGTGGCTGCGCGCCAAGATCGCCGGGTCGCCGGTGCCATTCTCAAAGCTCATCGGCATGCGGCTGCGCCGCGTCCCGGTTGCGCTCATCGTTGACAACCGTATTACCTCGGTCCAGGCGGGCATTCCGCTCCAGACGGATGCACTGGAGGCTCACTATCTCTCGGGCGGCAACGTCACCAACGTGGTTCTCGCCCTCATCGCGGCGCACAAGGCGGGCATCGTGCTCGACTTTGACCGCGCCTGCGCGATCGATCTCGCCATCAAAGGCACCAGCAAGACCGTGCTTGAAGCCGTGCGTACCAGTATCAATCCCAAGGTGATCGATTGCCCGAATCCGCAGCAGAGCGGCGGCCGCACAACCATCGACGCCGTGGCGCGCGACGGTATCGGTGTGAAAGTCCGAGCCCGAGTGACGGTGCGTTCGAACCTTGACCGCTTCGTCGGTGGTGCGACGGAGGAAACGATCATCGCCCGTGTCGGCGAGGGTATCGTGACCTCGATCGGCTCTGCGGTTTCGTACAAGGACGTGTTGGAGAATCCTGACCGCATTTCCAAGGTCGTGCTCCAGAAGGGCCTCGATAGCGGCACCGCCTTCGAAATCCTTTCCGTCGACATCGCGGATGTCGATATCGGCGACAACGTAGGCGCCAAGCTCCAGGCCGAGCAGGCGGAGGCCGACAAGGTTGTCGCCCAGGCGAAAGCGGAGATGCGCCGTGCCGCCGCCGTCGCCAGCGAGCAGGAAATGAAGGCCCGCACGCAGGAAATGCGTGCCAAGGTCGTTGAGTCCGAGGCGCAGGTCCCCATGGCCATGGCCGAGGCCTTCCGCAGTGGCAATCTTGGCATCATGGATTACCTGAAGATGAAGAATCTCCAGTCCGACACCAGCATGCGAGAGTCCATTGCCGGTCCTGAGAAATCCCAGCCCGGCGCATAA
- the glpK gene encoding glycerol kinase GlpK, producing the protein MKYILSLDQGTTSSRAIVYDQNCKAVAVAQQEFTQHFPQSGWVEHDANEIWDSVVKTSREAIKKAGIEAKDIAGLGITNQRETVVLWDRKTGEPVARAIVWQDRRTSDYMSALREAGKEPLIQQKSGLLLDSYFSASKLHWLLRQVPNGHARADAGELAAGTIDSWLIYKLTGGKTHVTDVTNACRTMLMNIRTGEWDPELMQLFAVNPSLLPKILPSSGLFGVCDASLYGHEIPITGVAGDQQAALFGQLCAKPGLVKCTYGTGCFMLQFTGTDPMASHNRLLTTVAWKIGDGPLEYALEGSVFVGGAAIQWLRDGLKIIRTAPEVNELAEQVADTGGVYLVPAFTGLGAPYWDSTARGALLGITRGTTAAHLARATLEGIAFEVTDLLSAMEKDSGRKITTLRVDGGASASNLLMQMQADSIGVKVERPKNVETTALGAAMMAGLGCKLWKDVDELNAIREVDRLFTPMTDARQRKARLSTWRKAVKRARGWETSHTL; encoded by the coding sequence ATGAAATACATCCTCTCCCTCGACCAGGGCACGACCAGCTCGCGAGCCATTGTGTACGACCAGAACTGCAAGGCCGTGGCAGTCGCGCAACAGGAGTTCACCCAGCATTTCCCCCAATCTGGCTGGGTCGAGCATGATGCCAATGAAATCTGGGACTCCGTAGTCAAAACCTCGCGCGAGGCCATCAAGAAGGCGGGTATCGAAGCGAAGGACATCGCGGGCCTCGGCATCACGAATCAGCGCGAGACCGTCGTCCTGTGGGATCGCAAGACAGGCGAACCAGTGGCCCGCGCCATCGTGTGGCAGGATCGGCGCACGAGCGACTACATGTCCGCCCTGCGCGAGGCAGGCAAGGAGCCGCTCATTCAGCAAAAGAGCGGCCTGCTGCTCGACTCGTACTTTTCCGCCAGCAAGCTGCATTGGCTGCTCCGTCAGGTGCCCAACGGCCACGCCCGTGCCGACGCCGGGGAGCTCGCCGCCGGCACGATCGACTCCTGGCTGATCTACAAGCTCACTGGCGGCAAAACGCACGTCACTGATGTAACAAACGCCTGCCGCACGATGCTGATGAACATCCGCACGGGCGAGTGGGATCCCGAACTCATGCAGCTCTTTGCCGTCAACCCCTCGCTACTTCCGAAGATCCTTCCGAGCAGCGGTCTTTTCGGCGTGTGCGACGCAAGCCTGTATGGGCATGAAATTCCCATCACCGGCGTGGCGGGCGACCAGCAGGCGGCGCTCTTTGGCCAGCTCTGCGCAAAACCCGGCCTCGTGAAATGCACGTACGGCACGGGCTGCTTCATGCTGCAATTCACCGGCACCGACCCTATGGCCAGCCACAACCGGCTCCTGACCACCGTGGCCTGGAAGATTGGCGACGGCCCGCTGGAGTATGCCCTTGAGGGCAGCGTCTTCGTCGGCGGTGCGGCGATCCAGTGGCTCCGTGATGGATTGAAAATCATCCGCACTGCGCCCGAGGTGAATGAACTCGCTGAGCAGGTCGCGGATACCGGAGGCGTGTATCTCGTGCCAGCCTTCACCGGCCTCGGCGCGCCCTATTGGGATTCCACCGCTCGAGGAGCCTTGCTTGGCATCACACGCGGCACGACGGCGGCGCATCTCGCCCGCGCTACACTCGAGGGCATCGCCTTTGAAGTGACAGACCTCCTTTCCGCCATGGAGAAGGATTCCGGCCGGAAGATCACGACTCTGCGCGTGGACGGCGGAGCGAGCGCAAGCAACCTCCTTATGCAAATGCAGGCCGACTCGATCGGCGTGAAAGTCGAGCGCCCGAAAAATGTCGAAACCACCGCCCTCGGTGCGGCCATGATGGCGGGCCTCGGCTGCAAGCTCTGGAAGGACGTCGACGAACTCAACGCCATCCGCGAGGTCGATCGTCTCTTCACCCCCATGACCGATGCACGCCAGCGCAAAGCCAGGCTGTCCACATGGCGCAAGGCCGTGAAACGCGCGCGCGGCTGGGAAACCTCACATACTTTATGA
- the accC gene encoding acetyl-CoA carboxylase biotin carboxylase subunit, translated as MFKKILIANRGEIALRIIRACKELGIQTVAVYSEPDIESLHVQLADEAICIGKAPSSESYLKIDRIISAAEIADADAIHPGYGFLAENAHFADVCASCNIKFIGPPANAIRLMGDKNSARECARKAGVPVSPGSDGTVDTEAEALKIAKKIGFPVMIKAVAGGGGRGMRIATDEATLINGYHSARHEAEKAFGNAAVYIEKFIVNPHHIEFQVFGDEHGRIVHLGERDCSLQRRNQKIVEECPSPLMRQELRDIMGNASIRLAETVGYANAGTMEFLVDDDGNFYFMEMNTRIQVEHPITEEVYGCDLVKQQIQVATGEHLSEHVINAKPRHHAIECRINAEDPERNFMPCPGLIELYYAPGGRGVRIDSHAYAGYPIPPNYDSMIAKVITTASTRKACIARMSRSLNEYMITGVKTTIPFQQQIMQNADFLAGKYNTGFVEKLLQAGR; from the coding sequence ATGTTTAAAAAAATCCTGATCGCCAACCGCGGCGAAATCGCGCTGCGCATTATCCGCGCCTGCAAGGAACTCGGCATCCAGACGGTCGCCGTCTATTCCGAGCCCGACATCGAGAGTCTCCACGTCCAGCTCGCCGACGAGGCCATCTGCATCGGCAAGGCCCCGAGCTCCGAGAGCTATCTCAAGATCGACCGCATCATCAGCGCGGCTGAGATCGCCGACGCCGACGCGATTCACCCCGGTTACGGATTCCTGGCGGAGAACGCCCATTTCGCCGACGTCTGCGCGAGCTGCAACATCAAATTCATCGGACCCCCGGCGAACGCGATCCGCCTCATGGGCGACAAAAACAGCGCCCGCGAATGCGCCCGCAAGGCTGGCGTGCCGGTTTCCCCGGGCAGCGACGGCACGGTAGACACCGAGGCCGAGGCGCTCAAGATCGCCAAGAAGATCGGATTCCCGGTCATGATCAAGGCGGTGGCTGGCGGCGGCGGACGCGGCATGCGCATCGCCACCGACGAAGCCACGCTGATCAACGGCTATCACTCGGCACGTCACGAGGCCGAGAAGGCCTTCGGCAATGCGGCGGTGTACATCGAGAAGTTCATCGTCAACCCGCACCACATTGAGTTTCAGGTCTTCGGCGACGAGCATGGCCGCATCGTTCACCTCGGTGAGCGCGACTGCTCACTCCAGCGCCGCAACCAGAAGATCGTCGAGGAATGCCCCTCCCCGCTCATGCGGCAGGAACTCCGCGACATCATGGGCAACGCCTCGATCCGCCTCGCCGAGACGGTCGGCTACGCCAACGCGGGCACCATGGAGTTCCTCGTCGATGATGACGGGAATTTCTACTTCATGGAGATGAACACCCGCATCCAGGTCGAACACCCGATCACCGAGGAGGTGTATGGTTGCGACCTCGTGAAGCAGCAGATCCAGGTCGCCACGGGCGAGCACCTCTCCGAGCACGTGATCAACGCCAAGCCGCGCCATCACGCCATCGAGTGCCGCATCAACGCTGAAGACCCGGAGCGCAATTTCATGCCCTGCCCCGGCCTCATCGAGCTCTACTACGCCCCGGGCGGCCGCGGCGTCCGCATCGATTCCCACGCCTACGCAGGCTACCCGATCCCGCCAAACTACGACTCCATGATCGCGAAGGTCATCACGACCGCGTCGACCCGCAAGGCCTGCATCGCCCGCATGTCCCGCTCGCTCAACGAGTATATGATCACCGGAGTGAAAACGACTATCCCCTTCCAGCAGCAGATCATGCAAAATGCGGACTTCCTCGCTGGCAAGTACAACACGGGATTCGTCGAAAAACTGCTCCAGGCAGGCCGCTAA
- the secG gene encoding preprotein translocase subunit SecG — MSLLISFLLTVHVIVCLLLVLAVLMQLPRSEGLGAAFGGSVTQDIFGAQTTNVLAKFTVWLGIAFFVLTLILAMAYARKDAGDTAVQRQLKAAAAAPAVTAPAVAGTPAAEPSASPVPAAPVVETVATPAPEASASPAASAAPAASPVATP; from the coding sequence ATGTCGTTGCTCATTTCTTTCCTGCTCACCGTGCACGTGATCGTGTGCCTGCTCCTCGTGCTGGCGGTGCTCATGCAACTCCCCCGTAGCGAAGGTCTCGGCGCCGCATTCGGCGGGTCTGTGACTCAGGATATCTTTGGCGCCCAGACGACCAACGTCCTGGCAAAGTTCACCGTCTGGCTAGGAATCGCCTTTTTTGTTCTGACCTTGATCCTGGCCATGGCCTACGCCCGCAAGGATGCTGGTGATACCGCCGTTCAGCGTCAGCTCAAAGCTGCCGCGGCTGCTCCGGCTGTCACGGCTCCCGCTGTGGCTGGTACGCCTGCCGCAGAGCCCTCGGCTTCACCGGTTCCTGCCGCCCCAGTGGTTGAGACTGTCGCCACGCCTGCTCCTGAGGCTTCGGCTTCCCCGGCTGCCAGCGCAGCTCCTGCCGCTTCGCCGGTGGCGACCCCGTAG